A single Pseudobdellovibrionaceae bacterium DNA region contains:
- a CDS encoding radical SAM protein, whose protein sequence is MNLDKPIARIEYSRSDNLLHVMWMIHNQCNQKCSYCHPANYEGSHKWLKYEQVVSFLERVFKHYDPMGKEYLVSFTGGEPCIWPDFFKLCEYLYDRGVNIALTTNATRRPEFFAKCAHMFDVVAISYHPEADRDDIVIQNATNLSGKCHLGVRVMMPPQKELWDKSIDFMKRLKAAPGDHWYSLWPVRVLGGFGTEAPFQQEYEPWQEEYFINQDREFVDTLGGKPMKYLKESKLDSQIVYADGSVEHLDPTLLVNHDLAHFKGWNCGIGVDQLFIDFKGQVWRAGCQVGGILGHMFDEDWHFPTGPIVCNKDFCHCSTDILTPKANPAVQIRLQAETTL, encoded by the coding sequence TTGAACCTCGATAAACCCATTGCTCGCATTGAGTACAGTCGGTCAGACAATCTTCTCCATGTCATGTGGATGATTCACAACCAATGCAACCAGAAGTGCTCCTACTGCCATCCGGCCAATTACGAAGGCTCCCACAAATGGCTCAAATACGAGCAGGTGGTTTCCTTTCTTGAGCGGGTGTTTAAGCACTACGATCCCATGGGCAAGGAGTATTTGGTCTCATTTACGGGCGGTGAACCCTGCATTTGGCCTGACTTCTTTAAGCTCTGTGAGTACCTATATGACCGTGGCGTCAATATTGCCTTGACCACCAATGCCACTCGGCGACCTGAGTTTTTTGCCAAGTGTGCCCATATGTTTGATGTGGTGGCTATCAGCTATCACCCTGAAGCAGACCGGGATGACATCGTTATTCAAAATGCCACCAACCTGTCTGGCAAGTGTCACCTGGGTGTCCGCGTGATGATGCCCCCACAAAAAGAGCTGTGGGACAAATCGATTGATTTTATGAAGCGACTCAAGGCCGCACCTGGCGACCATTGGTACTCCCTGTGGCCAGTTCGGGTGTTGGGCGGTTTTGGAACAGAGGCTCCTTTTCAACAGGAGTATGAGCCCTGGCAGGAAGAGTATTTCATCAATCAGGATCGCGAGTTCGTGGACACGCTAGGCGGGAAGCCCATGAAGTATCTGAAAGAATCCAAGTTGGATTCACAGATTGTCTATGCCGATGGATCTGTTGAGCATTTGGACCCTACTTTGTTGGTCAATCATGATTTGGCCCATTTCAAGGGATGGAATTGTGGCATTGGTGTTGATCAGCTGTTTATTGATTTCAAAGGCCAGGTCTGGCGCGCCGGCTGCCAGGTGGGTGGCATTTTAGGACATATGTTCGATGAAGATTGGCACTTTCCAACCGGACCTATTGTTTGCAATAAAGACTTCTGTCATTGCAGCACGGATATTTTAACACCTAAGGCGAATCCAGCCGTTCAGATCCGCCTCCAGGCTGAAACCACTCTCTAG
- a CDS encoding radical SAM protein, translating into MTKAQPYPIQITKARGSKIDLHICWSLHNRCNFDCNYCPDYNKVGSEKWLSIELARQLIDKLVEHYCGRLGYKEILLSFTGGEPTLWKGFKELCLYARGKGIRLGLTTNASVHPNYWVDFAKEFEWLAFSYQPEFVDDDRLMATLKQFEKDREICLPAIRFSMMADPVYWRKCLDFTDRIQTELQNYAYEYVHLQDDFGVDIVKQQYTPEQLRLLQDTPQKHHKSYPEWIYEPSTYLQYSVTYSDGKEALLKSNDLINAGFTDFWGWTCYVGLESLFIGYGGEVYRGGCKLGGVIGWATEPNNIRFPTKPLVCTTHSCNCPTNIEISKFAPEFLNKQAQGECLEPR; encoded by the coding sequence ATGACTAAGGCGCAACCCTACCCCATTCAGATTACCAAGGCCAGAGGGTCCAAGATTGATCTTCATATCTGTTGGTCACTCCACAACCGATGTAACTTTGATTGCAACTACTGCCCTGATTACAACAAAGTTGGTTCGGAAAAGTGGCTGTCTATTGAGCTGGCCAGGCAGCTGATTGATAAATTGGTCGAACACTACTGCGGAAGGCTCGGATACAAGGAGATTCTTCTCTCTTTTACCGGTGGCGAACCCACTCTTTGGAAGGGCTTCAAAGAGCTGTGCCTTTACGCCCGCGGCAAGGGCATTCGCCTGGGATTGACCACCAATGCCAGTGTTCATCCCAATTATTGGGTCGATTTCGCCAAAGAGTTTGAGTGGCTGGCTTTTTCCTATCAACCGGAATTTGTTGATGACGATAGACTCATGGCAACCCTCAAACAGTTTGAGAAAGATCGGGAAATCTGCCTGCCCGCAATTCGCTTTTCAATGATGGCCGATCCCGTCTACTGGAGGAAGTGCCTGGATTTTACTGATCGCATACAAACCGAACTACAAAATTACGCCTATGAGTACGTCCACCTTCAGGATGATTTTGGCGTCGACATTGTGAAGCAACAATATACGCCTGAACAGCTCAGGCTCCTTCAAGACACTCCGCAGAAGCACCATAAGTCCTACCCAGAGTGGATATATGAGCCCTCCACCTATTTGCAGTACTCTGTGACCTATTCCGATGGAAAAGAGGCGCTCCTCAAATCCAACGATCTTATCAACGCCGGTTTCACGGATTTCTGGGGGTGGACTTGCTATGTGGGCCTGGAAAGTCTATTTATTGGCTATGGTGGGGAAGTTTATCGTGGCGGTTGTAAACTAGGAGGAGTGATTGGCTGGGCGACGGAGCCTAATAACATTCGGTTTCCGACCAAACCCTTAGTTTGCACGACTCACTCATGCAACTGCCCCACCAACATTGAGATTTCCAAGTTTGCGCCTGAGTTTTTGAACAAACAAGCCCAAGGAGAATGTCTTGAACCTCGATAA
- a CDS encoding thymidylate synthase — MKQYLNLMSRILDEGTEKADRTGTGTLSVFGHQMRFDLQKSFPLLTTKKLHLRSIIHELLWFLSGDTNIKYLKENNVRIWDEWADEEGNLGPVYGAQWRSWKTPDGNTVDQISQVVEQIKANPDSRRLVVVAFNPGELDKMALPPCHAFFQFYVSNGRLSCQMYQRSADVFLGVPFNIASYSLLTMMMAQVCDLAPGEFIHTFGDAHLYLNHLDQARLQLTRAPKEGPKMLIDPSVKSIFDFKFEDFQLVEYNPDPHIKAEVSV; from the coding sequence ATGAAACAATACCTGAACCTGATGTCACGGATACTCGACGAAGGCACAGAGAAAGCGGATCGCACGGGCACGGGCACCCTGAGTGTGTTTGGGCATCAAATGCGCTTTGATTTGCAAAAGAGCTTTCCACTATTGACCACCAAAAAACTTCATTTACGCTCAATCATTCATGAACTTTTGTGGTTTTTAAGTGGCGACACCAACATCAAGTATCTCAAAGAAAATAATGTGCGCATCTGGGACGAGTGGGCCGATGAAGAAGGTAACTTAGGGCCCGTGTATGGTGCCCAATGGAGATCTTGGAAAACTCCCGATGGCAATACCGTAGATCAGATTTCTCAAGTGGTTGAGCAAATCAAAGCGAATCCTGACTCTCGTCGACTGGTGGTGGTCGCATTTAATCCTGGAGAGTTGGATAAGATGGCACTACCTCCCTGCCATGCCTTTTTTCAGTTTTACGTCAGCAATGGCCGCCTTAGTTGCCAGATGTACCAGCGTTCGGCCGATGTTTTTCTGGGTGTGCCCTTCAACATTGCCAGCTACAGTCTATTGACCATGATGATGGCTCAGGTTTGTGATTTGGCTCCTGGTGAATTCATTCACACTTTTGGTGATGCCCATTTGTATCTGAACCATCTCGATCAAGCTCGCCTTCAGTTAACCAGGGCTCCCAAAGAAGGGCCAAAAATGTTGATTGACCCTTCAGTTAAGAGCATTTTTGATTTTAAGTTCGAGGATTTTCAGTTGGTTGAGTACAATCCTGACCCCCATATCAAGGCCGAGGTATCGGTATGA
- a CDS encoding carbamoyltransferase yields MLILGISCYYHDSAAVLLKDGEILAAAQEERFTRKKHDPAFPREAVLFCLKQAGVKLGDVDYIAYYDKPFLTFERLIETYIALAPKGWRSFVTSMPVWLKDKLNLKWLLKRELADLEEGLKTKDLPPLLFSRHHLSHAASAFYPSPFKEAAVLCLDGVGEWATTSVWTGRGKDLKPEWEIRFPHSLGLLYSAFTYFTGFKVNSGEYKLMGLAPYGEPLYVNQIRDHLIDIKEDGTFRLNLEYFDFATGLKMTNKKFNQLFGGPERKTEAPVTVREMDIARSIQQVTEEVVLKLARTIRKETGMTNLCMAGGVALNCVANGKLVDEKVFAGLWVQPAAGDAGGALGAALCAWHQHLGNERALAVGDKMHGSYLGPEYGPKEIEQFLAAQGAPAHRYSEVDLVEKVSSLLAEGNVIGWYQGRMEYGPRALGNRSILGDARSPEMQTTMNLKIKFRESFRPFAPAVLAEKSDQVFTLGAESPYMLLVGHIGEGWRKPTNGSEKGKRGLDQLKVQRSAIPAITHVDYSARVQTVHLETNPLFHQLLEKFEAKTQTPVLVNTSFNVRGEPIVCRPEEAYNCFMQTNIDYLVLGPYVLAKTEQKGSREDFAQKFELD; encoded by the coding sequence ATGTTGATTCTGGGGATATCATGCTATTATCACGACAGTGCCGCCGTTCTGTTAAAGGATGGCGAGATTCTGGCTGCCGCCCAAGAGGAAAGATTTACGAGAAAAAAGCATGATCCGGCCTTCCCTAGGGAGGCCGTTCTCTTTTGCCTAAAGCAGGCAGGGGTTAAACTTGGTGATGTGGATTACATCGCTTATTACGATAAGCCCTTTTTGACTTTTGAAAGGCTCATCGAAACCTACATTGCATTAGCGCCAAAAGGGTGGAGAAGTTTTGTCACCTCAATGCCGGTTTGGTTAAAGGACAAGCTGAATCTCAAATGGTTGCTCAAACGTGAACTGGCCGATCTCGAAGAAGGATTAAAGACCAAAGATCTACCCCCCTTGCTATTCTCCCGTCACCATCTCTCCCATGCAGCCAGCGCATTTTATCCCAGTCCCTTTAAAGAAGCAGCGGTGCTTTGTTTAGATGGGGTGGGCGAGTGGGCAACAACTTCAGTATGGACCGGGCGGGGAAAGGATTTGAAGCCCGAATGGGAAATTCGTTTTCCTCACTCTTTAGGGCTTCTTTATTCTGCTTTTACCTACTTCACCGGGTTCAAAGTAAATTCCGGTGAGTACAAACTGATGGGATTGGCGCCTTACGGTGAGCCTCTGTATGTGAATCAGATCCGCGATCATCTGATTGATATTAAAGAAGACGGCACATTCAGGCTGAATCTTGAGTACTTTGATTTTGCTACCGGCCTTAAAATGACAAATAAAAAGTTCAACCAGCTTTTTGGAGGGCCCGAGAGAAAAACCGAAGCTCCGGTCACGGTTCGAGAAATGGACATTGCCCGTTCTATTCAGCAAGTCACCGAAGAGGTGGTCTTAAAACTGGCGCGAACCATTCGCAAAGAGACGGGCATGACCAACCTGTGTATGGCCGGCGGAGTGGCCCTCAATTGCGTCGCCAATGGGAAGCTGGTGGACGAGAAAGTTTTTGCAGGATTATGGGTGCAGCCCGCAGCAGGTGATGCCGGAGGCGCACTGGGGGCGGCCCTCTGTGCCTGGCATCAGCACTTGGGTAATGAAAGGGCACTGGCCGTCGGCGACAAGATGCACGGTTCCTACCTGGGGCCAGAGTATGGACCAAAGGAGATCGAGCAATTTTTGGCTGCTCAGGGGGCGCCGGCCCATCGCTACTCTGAGGTGGATCTGGTCGAAAAAGTCTCATCACTTTTAGCTGAAGGCAATGTCATCGGATGGTACCAAGGCCGTATGGAGTATGGCCCAAGGGCTTTGGGCAACCGGTCGATTTTGGGTGATGCGCGAAGTCCTGAAATGCAGACGACAATGAATTTGAAAATCAAATTTCGCGAATCCTTCCGGCCTTTCGCCCCGGCGGTCCTTGCTGAAAAAAGCGATCAGGTCTTCACCTTAGGTGCGGAAAGTCCCTATATGCTCCTGGTCGGTCATATCGGCGAGGGTTGGCGCAAACCGACCAACGGATCTGAGAAGGGGAAGCGGGGGTTGGATCAGCTAAAGGTCCAGAGGTCAGCCATACCGGCGATCACCCATGTTGATTACTCCGCTCGGGTGCAAACTGTTCATTTAGAAACCAATCCCCTGTTTCATCAGCTTCTTGAGAAGTTTGAGGCGAAAACCCAGACGCCCGTCCTGGTAAACACTTCTTTCAATGTTAGAGGTGAACCAATTGTCTGTCGCCCTGAGGAAGCCTATAATTGCTTTATGCAGACCAATATCGATTACCTTGTGCTTGGCCCCTATGTGCTTGCCAAGACTGAGCAAAAGGGAAGTCGTGAGGACTTTGCCCAAAAGTTTGAACTGGATTAG
- a CDS encoding radical SAM protein, with protein sequence MAEDKKKDNYETYDFKPDIGDRVSPTFCALAWLHRFTNIAGEVQLCCVAEEYDSDILDSKGIKMNLDRVQDDETIMNSQWMKDLRLKMLKGEWPSYCERCRLTEAGGGFSRRQFENAGNSRFITKLINDTKSDGTINVQVRSVDFRLGNLCNLACRMCTPRSSSKWVRDWPKVDQDWFGKTEQELEQYRRYRYYENPKVWENFKKQVPYLRHLHFAGGEPMIVPQMVEALKTCIDSGNAGNMSLTYNTNVMLIPDEVKELWQKFGYVRIYASIDAFGKLNDYIRHPSKWEVISRNLEDLEANFDKYHLRQVLVMSTVQVYNITQVGDLFTYLRENFERITPVPHLINLHHPHHYRTQILPPELKALAKERLMEHKILAKEKMLSIPRMHRFLFYLEAMDEAVHFMESEDRQDLLPEFLRSALSKDRFRGENMFELLPEFEVLKKWLPQNFDKSVRQGAPSVNL encoded by the coding sequence TTGGCCGAAGATAAGAAAAAAGACAACTACGAGACCTATGATTTCAAGCCCGATATCGGCGATCGTGTGTCTCCGACCTTTTGTGCCCTGGCCTGGCTTCATCGCTTTACTAATATCGCTGGAGAAGTTCAGCTTTGCTGTGTGGCTGAAGAGTACGACAGTGATATCTTGGACAGTAAGGGTATCAAGATGAACCTGGATCGGGTTCAAGATGATGAGACCATCATGAACTCACAGTGGATGAAGGACCTTCGTCTAAAGATGCTCAAAGGGGAATGGCCTTCCTATTGTGAACGTTGTCGTTTGACTGAAGCAGGGGGCGGCTTTAGTCGCCGTCAGTTTGAAAATGCTGGGAATTCTCGCTTTATAACTAAACTCATTAATGACACCAAGTCTGATGGCACAATCAACGTTCAGGTACGATCAGTAGATTTTCGTTTGGGGAATTTGTGCAACTTGGCATGCCGAATGTGCACCCCCCGATCTTCGTCCAAATGGGTGCGTGACTGGCCAAAGGTGGACCAGGATTGGTTTGGAAAGACTGAGCAGGAGTTGGAGCAGTATCGACGCTATCGTTATTACGAAAACCCCAAGGTTTGGGAGAACTTTAAAAAGCAGGTTCCCTATCTTCGTCACCTCCACTTTGCCGGAGGTGAGCCCATGATTGTGCCCCAAATGGTCGAGGCCTTGAAAACCTGCATTGATTCCGGCAATGCGGGCAATATGTCTTTGACCTACAATACCAACGTCATGCTCATTCCCGACGAAGTTAAGGAGCTGTGGCAGAAGTTTGGCTATGTGCGCATTTACGCCAGCATTGATGCCTTCGGAAAGCTAAACGACTACATTCGTCACCCATCCAAGTGGGAGGTCATCAGTCGAAATCTTGAGGACCTGGAGGCTAATTTTGACAAGTACCACTTGCGCCAGGTCCTAGTGATGAGCACGGTTCAAGTTTATAACATCACTCAAGTGGGAGACTTATTTACCTACTTGCGTGAAAATTTTGAGCGCATCACTCCAGTCCCTCATTTGATTAATCTCCATCATCCCCATCACTACAGGACGCAAATTCTCCCTCCAGAGCTCAAGGCCTTGGCCAAAGAGAGGTTGATGGAACATAAGATATTGGCTAAGGAAAAAATGCTCAGCATCCCTCGTATGCATCGGTTCTTGTTTTATCTGGAAGCCATGGATGAAGCCGTTCACTTCATGGAAAGTGAGGATCGACAGGATTTGTTGCCTGAGTTCTTGAGGTCGGCACTTTCAAAAGATCGTTTTCGCGGAGAGAACATGTTTGAGCTTCTTCCGGAATTTGAAGTGCTCAAAAAATGGTTGCCTCAAAATTTTGACAAATCAGTTCGTCAAGGGGCTCCTTCAGTAAATCTATAG
- a CDS encoding flagellin FliC — protein sequence MALRITTNVASLNAQKNLVNTNRALDQSLARLSSGYRINQAADDAAGLAISENLRAQIRGLGQANRNSNDGVSLVQIAEGGLNEVSNMLIRLRELAIQASSDTIGDVERKFLDVEYQQLKSEIQRVSEVTAFNGYDLLNGSGGIIDIQVGVHNDPFKDRISFNTSAANATLEALGMTAESVSTKEQAQSSIDVVDQGMISVNAMRANFGAMQNRLQSTINNLNIAHENLSAANSRIRDADIAAESAELTRNSILTQAGVSVLSQANSIQQVALKLLA from the coding sequence ATGGCACTCAGAATAACGACCAATGTGGCGTCACTCAACGCCCAGAAAAATTTGGTCAACACCAACCGTGCATTGGATCAGTCACTGGCACGCTTGAGTTCGGGTTACCGAATCAACCAAGCCGCCGACGACGCCGCCGGACTCGCGATCAGCGAAAACCTGCGGGCCCAAATTCGCGGCTTGGGACAGGCAAACCGCAACTCCAATGATGGAGTATCATTGGTACAAATTGCGGAAGGCGGACTGAACGAGGTCAGCAATATGTTGATCCGACTCCGCGAACTGGCAATCCAAGCATCTTCAGACACCATTGGGGATGTGGAGAGAAAGTTCTTGGACGTCGAGTATCAGCAACTGAAATCTGAGATTCAGCGGGTTTCAGAAGTGACTGCGTTCAACGGCTACGATTTGCTAAACGGAAGCGGCGGGATCATCGACATCCAAGTGGGTGTGCATAATGATCCCTTCAAAGACCGGATCTCGTTTAACACCTCGGCAGCCAACGCCACCCTGGAAGCTCTCGGGATGACCGCCGAGTCGGTCTCCACAAAGGAACAGGCACAGTCCAGTATCGATGTGGTGGACCAAGGAATGATCTCGGTGAATGCGATGCGGGCCAACTTCGGCGCCATGCAGAACAGACTGCAGTCGACGATTAATAACCTGAACATCGCCCACGAGAACCTGTCGGCAGCCAATTCCCGAATTCGGGATGCGGACATTGCTGCGGAGTCGGCCGAGCTGACACGAAACTCAATCCTGACCCAGGCTGGAGTTTCGGTTCTCAGTCAAGCCAACAGCATCCAGCAGGTTGCCTTGAAACTACTCGCCTAG
- a CDS encoding dihydrofolate reductase — translation MTVTLSHIVAAAENDVIGREGGLPWHIPEDLKFFKDKTLGHAIIMGRKTYESVGRPLPKRLNVIVTRQKDYHPEGTAVFPSLAEAIAYCERESATWGEEIFIAGGGEIFEQSMDMVDKIYLTRIHQEIPGDTYYPQMPLDKFEEIERNERQEPVPFTFLTFKRK, via the coding sequence ATGACCGTAACCCTCTCCCACATTGTTGCGGCAGCAGAGAACGACGTTATTGGTCGTGAGGGTGGATTGCCCTGGCATATCCCTGAAGATCTCAAATTTTTTAAAGATAAGACTTTGGGTCACGCCATTATTATGGGCAGAAAAACCTACGAATCCGTCGGCCGTCCCCTGCCCAAACGCTTGAATGTCATCGTCACTCGACAGAAAGATTACCATCCGGAAGGGACTGCTGTATTTCCCTCCCTTGCGGAAGCCATAGCCTACTGCGAAAGAGAATCTGCCACTTGGGGTGAAGAGATTTTTATCGCCGGTGGCGGCGAAATTTTTGAACAATCGATGGATATGGTGGATAAGATCTACCTGACCCGCATTCACCAGGAAATCCCCGGCGACACCTATTACCCTCAAATGCCTTTGGATAAATTTGAGGAAATCGAGCGTAACGAGCGCCAGGAGCCCGTTCCATTCACCTTTCTCACCTTCAAAAGAAAATAG
- a CDS encoding flagellin FliC produces MGLRINTNTASLNAQRNLTGTKLALDKSLERLSSGYRINRAGDDAAGLAISENLKAQVRGLKQASRNAQDGVSLVQVAEGGLNEISSILIRLRELAVQAASDTIGPVERQFLNVEYDQLVSEIDRIADGTEFNGTQLLSGTGSILDFQVGTKNDPNIDRLSFDASKADANAAALGVNLTSVADKASAQNTLSAIDSAIVSVSAMRADFGAIQNRLQSTLNNLAVSVENMSAANSRIRDVDVAEETAELTRNNILLNAGTSVLAQANQSAQVALGLLNRSFS; encoded by the coding sequence ATGGGTTTAAGGATCAATACCAATACGGCTAGTTTGAATGCCCAGAGGAATCTGACGGGCACCAAGCTAGCACTCGACAAGAGTCTGGAACGCTTGTCATCGGGTTACCGGATTAACCGGGCTGGTGACGACGCCGCCGGACTCGCCATATCAGAAAACCTTAAGGCTCAGGTCCGCGGCTTAAAGCAAGCCTCGCGGAACGCCCAGGACGGTGTTTCACTGGTCCAGGTGGCGGAAGGGGGCCTTAACGAAATCAGCTCCATCCTGATTCGATTGCGTGAATTGGCAGTGCAAGCTGCTTCAGACACCATCGGACCAGTGGAACGACAATTCCTAAACGTGGAATACGATCAGCTGGTTTCGGAAATCGACCGGATCGCCGATGGCACCGAGTTCAATGGCACTCAGCTCTTGAGTGGAACCGGCTCCATCTTGGATTTCCAAGTGGGAACCAAAAACGATCCCAATATTGATAGATTGAGTTTTGACGCTTCCAAAGCGGATGCCAATGCGGCAGCCCTTGGGGTCAACTTGACGAGCGTGGCCGACAAGGCTTCCGCGCAGAACACGTTAAGTGCGATCGACTCAGCTATTGTCAGTGTTTCGGCCATGCGTGCGGACTTTGGTGCCATCCAAAACCGTCTGCAGTCGACCCTGAACAACCTAGCTGTGTCCGTCGAGAACATGTCTGCCGCGAATAGCCGAATTCGTGACGTGGATGTGGCCGAAGAAACTGCCGAACTCACCAGAAATAACATTCTGTTGAACGCAGGCACTTCTGTCCTTGCACAAGCGAATCAGTCAGCGCAAGTCGCACTGGGTCTCTTGAACCGGTCATTCAGCTAA
- a CDS encoding HD domain-containing protein: MEIRDPIHGSLPLEDGEVAVLDTAVYQRLRAIKQLGFMEFSFPGATHSRYLHSLGVCHLAGQAFDHIFAHYPFRSSETYRRLKQSLRLAALLHDVGHGPLSHTTEEVMPPLRDLGVGVYKRRRAGWEKDDDHHRQANHEDYTIKFLTDSSLTPVLKREFPGIDPLHIACLVDKSLECPDDFFREDDHDFRTILSQIVSSEMDVDRMDYLERDAYFCGTNYGRVELNWLLGNLTYHEVEGNLHLALNRRALYTFDDFLLARHHMHLMVYFHHKSIIYEEMLMRYLASDECQFFLPSDIEEYIGYTDYALFQHLSQVDNRWARRVAETRPFRMLFEYHSTEANKRTEKMEKFLNGEGVETILASTTTRLSKYHSPSAEERSVQIYVVDQYDRQAKPYPIEKSTEIFQKYEEIRRIERIYVAPEDFDRAEKVMLDNRL; this comes from the coding sequence ATGGAAATTCGTGATCCCATCCACGGCTCGTTGCCCCTGGAAGACGGCGAGGTCGCCGTCCTGGACACCGCTGTCTATCAGCGGTTGAGGGCCATCAAACAGCTCGGTTTTATGGAGTTTAGCTTCCCGGGCGCTACCCACAGTCGCTACCTCCACTCCCTTGGGGTCTGCCACTTGGCGGGGCAAGCCTTTGATCACATTTTCGCCCATTACCCTTTTCGCTCAAGCGAAACTTATAGGAGGCTGAAGCAATCGCTTCGTCTCGCAGCTCTGCTTCACGATGTTGGCCACGGTCCTCTAAGTCATACCACGGAGGAGGTGATGCCTCCACTGAGGGATTTGGGTGTCGGGGTCTACAAGAGGCGCCGGGCGGGATGGGAAAAAGATGACGATCATCACCGTCAGGCTAACCACGAAGATTACACCATCAAGTTCTTAACTGACTCCAGTCTAACTCCAGTTCTAAAGCGCGAGTTCCCAGGTATTGATCCCCTCCATATTGCCTGTCTCGTGGATAAGTCCCTTGAATGTCCCGATGACTTTTTCCGTGAGGACGACCACGATTTTCGCACCATTCTCAGCCAGATTGTAAGTTCTGAAATGGATGTGGACCGCATGGATTACCTGGAGAGGGATGCCTATTTTTGTGGAACCAACTACGGTCGGGTGGAGCTGAACTGGTTGTTGGGCAATTTGACCTACCATGAGGTCGAGGGGAACCTCCATTTGGCCTTAAATCGCCGGGCTCTTTATACCTTCGATGATTTCCTCTTAGCCCGTCACCATATGCACTTGATGGTCTATTTTCATCACAAGTCGATCATCTATGAAGAAATGTTGATGCGCTATCTGGCCAGTGATGAGTGCCAGTTTTTCTTGCCATCCGATATTGAGGAATACATTGGCTATACGGACTATGCCTTGTTTCAACACCTCTCCCAGGTGGACAACCGTTGGGCGCGTCGGGTTGCGGAGACTCGACCTTTCAGAATGCTGTTTGAGTACCACTCGACCGAAGCCAACAAACGCACAGAAAAGATGGAGAAATTCCTTAACGGTGAGGGAGTTGAGACCATTTTGGCCAGTACGACGACGCGATTGAGCAAATACCATAGTCCCAGTGCGGAAGAGCGATCCGTTCAGATCTACGTAGTGGACCAGTACGATCGCCAGGCGAAGCCCTATCCCATTGAGAAATCCACGGAGATTTTTCAAAAATACGAAGAGATTCGCCGCATCGAGAGGATCTATGTGGCACCAGAGGACTTTGATCGGGCGGAAAAGGTCATGCTCGACAATCGACTCTAA